The Pseudogulbenkiania sp. MAI-1 sequence TTCCAGCATTTCCTTGTCGTCCTTGGCGTCTTCCAGCAGGCTGTCGTCGATCGACACACGCTTGATGTCGTGCTGGCAGGTCATCACGACCTTGACCAGGCCGGCGCCGGACTGGCCTTCCACTTCGACCTTGCCCAGCTCTTCCTGGGCCTTCTTCATGTTTTCCTGCATCTGCTGGGCCTGCTTCATCAGGCCGGCGATACCACCTTTTCCGAACATGGGCTACAACTCCTGCACAGGTTGAATCGTCTCGGTGAGCAGCACGGCGTTGAACTCGCCGACCAGCTGCCGCACCACGGGA is a genomic window containing:
- a CDS encoding YbaB/EbfC family nucleoid-associated protein is translated as MFGKGGIAGLMKQAQQMQENMKKAQEELGKVEVEGQSGAGLVKVVMTCQHDIKRVSIDDSLLEDAKDDKEMLEDLIAAAVNDAVRKVESTTQEKMSGFTAGLNLPPGMKLPF